One window of the bacterium genome contains the following:
- a CDS encoding class E sortase, producing MFSTSATLIHEERGPVVSANLFLTILPIILFVAFIAGATTFLFGQDPPATTNERHAKLPVAGDRFITGSQLKAVAGIPLVAYAAKPTNPLTAVRTAEDGNWVRIPALKVNVPVSEAMSMQDKDVLNTLATGVAMYPNGVHPGENGNVFIAGHSTGEPWKGPYRFAFMNINKLKPDDTILIDYNGNRYTYVITDSRIINPQDTRFIESTGSAPTLSLMACWPLWTAKNRMIIESKLVTINPLIIIK from the coding sequence ATGTTTTCTACATCAGCAACCCTAATTCACGAAGAAAGAGGGCCGGTAGTCTCGGCAAACCTTTTTTTGACGATCTTGCCCATCATTCTTTTTGTGGCGTTTATTGCCGGTGCCACCACCTTTTTGTTTGGTCAAGACCCGCCCGCCACGACGAACGAAAGACACGCAAAACTCCCGGTTGCGGGCGATCGCTTTATCACCGGCAGTCAGTTGAAAGCGGTAGCCGGCATACCATTAGTCGCTTATGCCGCAAAACCGACTAATCCTCTCACAGCGGTCAGAACCGCTGAAGATGGTAATTGGGTGAGAATTCCCGCTCTGAAAGTAAACGTTCCCGTGTCTGAAGCCATGTCCATGCAAGACAAAGACGTTCTGAATACGCTCGCCACCGGTGTTGCCATGTATCCCAACGGCGTTCATCCCGGGGAAAACGGCAATGTGTTTATCGCGGGCCACAGTACCGGCGAACCATGGAAGGGGCCGTACCGTTTTGCATTTATGAATATTAACAAACTTAAACCTGACGATACAATTCTCATCGATTATAACGGCAATCGTTACACTTACGTGATTACCGACTCGCGCATAATTAATCCCCAGGATACGCGTTTCATCGAATCAACAGGATCCGCGCCCACTCTTTCCCTAATGGCCTGCTGGCCACTTTGGACCGCAAAAAATAGAATGATCATCGAATCGAAACTTGTGACAATTAACCCATTAATTATTATTAAATAA
- a CDS encoding transketolase C-terminal domain-containing protein, which translates to MELLSTRQAFGEALYEIMKKDERIFALTADLGESLKMGKIMEEFPDRFIDTGVAEANMAGVAAGLALGGYIPVAGSFAVFLTRAFDHIRLQICQNPTSLKLPSSAQGYGRAQRGAGPEDSSSSFSSGLHVIIVGSHGGVSNAPDGGSAHALEDIAYMRALPNMTIINPSDYNEAKKALVVAINYPGPVYLRLYREPTAQVTKTDAEFVIGKANVLKEGKDVSIVATGPQVAEVLVAVANLAKENIDAEVIAVPTIKPLDEMTLLISARKTGRVVTVEDHSVNGGLGSAVAEVMAENNVGKLRRLGLRQFGESGSYQDLIKKVGIDSETIAQAVRDLVKI; encoded by the coding sequence ATGGAACTTCTTTCTACACGACAAGCTTTTGGTGAGGCACTTTACGAAATAATGAAAAAAGACGAGCGCATTTTTGCGCTTACAGCAGATCTTGGAGAAAGTTTGAAGATGGGAAAAATTATGGAAGAGTTTCCTGACCGTTTTATTGATACTGGTGTGGCAGAGGCAAATATGGCCGGCGTGGCGGCCGGGTTAGCATTGGGTGGGTACATTCCGGTTGCGGGTTCATTCGCAGTTTTTCTTACTCGGGCATTTGATCACATTCGTTTGCAAATTTGTCAGAACCCCACTTCACTAAAGCTTCCCTCCTCCGCGCAAGGCTACGGAAGGGCGCAGCGCGGGGCAGGCCCTGAAGATAGCAGTTCATCTTTTTCAAGTGGCTTGCACGTCATAATAGTTGGCTCTCATGGAGGAGTTAGCAACGCGCCAGACGGCGGGTCGGCGCACGCGCTGGAGGATATCGCTTATATGCGGGCGTTGCCGAATATGACGATTATTAATCCTTCCGATTACAACGAAGCAAAGAAAGCCTTGGTGGTGGCGATAAATTATCCGGGGCCGGTCTATTTGCGTTTGTATCGTGAACCTACGGCGCAGGTTACAAAAACTGATGCCGAGTTTGTGATTGGAAAAGCGAATGTGTTAAAGGAAGGGAAAGATGTTTCTATTGTGGCCACGGGTCCGCAAGTTGCAGAAGTGTTAGTGGCCGTCGCAAATTTGGCGAAAGAAAACATTGATGCGGAAGTGATCGCGGTACCAACAATCAAACCACTGGACGAAATGACACTTTTAATATCCGCGCGAAAAACCGGCCGTGTCGTGACAGTGGAGGATCATAGTGTTAACGGAGGTCTTGGTTCGGCGGTAGCGGAAGTTATGGCGGAAAACAATGTCGGAAAACTGCGCCGTTTAGGATTACGCCAATTTGGCGAATCAGGCAGTTATCAAGACTTAATAAAAAAAGTCGGAATTGATTCAGAAACAATTGCTCAAGCCGTTCGCGATTTGGTAAAAATATGA
- a CDS encoding transketolase has product MSYDNNIMEPQKDKSAAELAEVSRELRLSALEMLYKAGSGHPGSTFSTMDILTALYFGGILKYDSARPDWNERDYFLMSNGHAAPALYAILAKAGYFAETELGKLRQLGAGAQGHPHRGSLPGIEISSGSLGQGLSVGIGLAQAARLKNTGQKVYVMMSDGEQEEGSTWEAIMLAPKLKLNNLIAIIDKNGMQIDGATNKVMPSLDPLAEKYRAFGWRVLEINGHDFDEILSALKEVEDVKDDRRSVAIIANTVRGKGVSFMENNPSWHAGKITEKQYEQAKNELMDK; this is encoded by the coding sequence ATGAGCTATGATAACAACATCATGGAACCACAAAAAGACAAAAGCGCAGCTGAATTAGCTGAAGTTTCCAGAGAGTTGCGTTTGAGTGCACTGGAAATGCTTTATAAAGCAGGATCTGGTCATCCGGGCTCGACTTTTTCCACGATGGATATTCTTACCGCACTCTATTTCGGCGGGATTTTAAAATATGATTCAGCAAGGCCGGACTGGAATGAACGCGACTATTTTTTGATGAGTAATGGCCATGCGGCCCCGGCGCTTTATGCTATTTTGGCGAAAGCTGGATATTTTGCGGAAACAGAATTAGGAAAATTACGACAACTTGGTGCCGGTGCACAGGGGCATCCGCACCGTGGTTCTTTGCCCGGAATTGAAATTAGTTCCGGCAGTTTAGGTCAAGGATTATCCGTCGGGATTGGTTTGGCGCAGGCCGCACGCCTCAAGAATACTGGCCAAAAAGTCTATGTCATGATGAGTGATGGAGAGCAAGAGGAGGGATCAACATGGGAGGCGATCATGTTGGCGCCTAAATTAAAACTAAATAACTTAATTGCGATTATTGATAAAAACGGGATGCAAATTGATGGTGCGACAAACAAGGTAATGCCAAGTCTTGATCCACTGGCGGAAAAATATCGCGCTTTTGGTTGGCGGGTTCTGGAAATTAATGGGCATGATTTTGACGAAATCTTGTCAGCATTAAAGGAAGTAGAGGATGTAAAGGACGATAGACGTTCGGTTGCGATAATTGCAAACACAGTGCGCGGTAAAGGTGTGTCGTTTATGGAAAACAATCCGAGTTGGCACGCCGGAAAAATAACGGAAAAACAGTATGAGCAAGCAAAAAATGAACTAATGGATAAATAA